Genomic segment of Populus nigra chromosome 6, ddPopNigr1.1, whole genome shotgun sequence:
GCATTTTAATACTTAAAATGAACTAAATAAACCAGTAAAAATTCAGATTACATATAAAGCCATGTGATACATGACAGGAGCAAACTCAGACAAGCATATTTCAAATACAACCAgctaaagtttgatttttttacctgTGTGCCGCACAAAGTTTATGAATTGATATTCTATGGGAAGTGTAGAAATACTGATCCAATATTCGAGGGTCAGTTTTATCTGCAATAGGAAGGAGGCTGAAAATTGCTCCACCATGATTGTTTATCACAAGTATCCTCATTGGTTTCCTTGACACCCTTCAGAAAGTCAATCCTttaaaaattagtataaaaattgACATCCTTCAGAAAGTCAAATCCTTGTAAAAACTAGATGGGTTTGGCCATGTAGATTGTTTTGCATGTAACATTGTGCTGCTTAGTATAAATTAGATAATCAAGAGAACATCAATGATAAGTTAGGTGTATTGTAAGACTACTTTGAGAATGAAACCAAGCAACTGCTGCTAAATATATGAAGACACCTGAACATGAATTGTTACAAGAGTAATTGTTCCTGAGATTCTAGTTTGATTAAATTGTGACTATAGCCCTATTAAACCAACAGAATAGTTCCTGAGATACTGTGGAGTAGAACTTTAGTCCCTCCACAGTTTATCATGCCTCTTGCAACGCCACACAAGGACTACTGATGCTGGTTTTCAAAGCACAGTGATTGAAGTTAGCTGCATCAAGATCTTAAGGACTTCAAAATCATTCCTTTTACAACATCAATCAATCTCAAGAAAATCACACAAAtccacaaaataaaaagtatatcgTGGACCTCTGAGTCAAAATTGCCAAGCCATTTGTATCATGAAGCATAGAAACATCTCCAACCAAACAAAGCACCTACACATGATTGCCAAAGTATGAACAGATGTAAGttcatgaaaattataaatacaaaatagtGCAGACAGATATATCAACTAATAGGGTGAAAAGGAATAAATGCTTGAACTCAAGAACTGAATGAGTTAAAGTACGGACTATTACtgcaatgaaaacaaattttaaacacTAACTTGTTTATTGCATCCAACAGCAAAACCAATTGCTGTGCTAAGCAAACCATCAATACCACTAGCTCCCCTGTTGCCAGCCACTCTTATCCCAAGATATGGAAGTTCTGAGTCTAACATCATATGTGCAATGCTATGAGCATGAGTTTTACAATTGTGTCCATACATGTCTGCATCGCGTATTACCATGCTGTTGCCAACAAAAAGAGCAGACTCGGCTGAAAGAGCTTCTGTAATTACATGTGCAACATGAGGCTCGGTTAATGAGTTCTCTGCGTTAATTTGAAATGATATATCCCAGGCAACCTgcaagaaaaaagacaaaacatAAGAAAACATACATACaaacataagaaataaaaacatggcATGCTGCCATATGAGGAATGTTAACTATAATATTTGCTTATGTTGACAATGGCATCACCAACTCACATGATCATCAAACTGTCAGAAGACTAAGATCACAAGAAAGTTTAAACTACTAAAATAGCATCATAAGGTTAGATCAAATACCATTGTATTCAAAACTTGTAGAAAACAACACCATTTGCTGTTCCCGTGTGAAACTTGAGCTTTCATTAAGCTGTCAGAAAACTGACGAATGGAGCACTGCACTCTGTGTGTTACAAAATGTGATGGATCGTGACGGCACGGGTGGTTGTCAACTAAGATATATGTGCACGGAAAACATTCTTCCACCATTTGACTAACACGCTTGCTTGTTATCCGGCTTCCAATCTGTATATAATTCGGAACAAGAAGATATAATTGATGAATAAAAAGGATTAACTTGTTATGGAATCAGTACATACAGAATAAGTCCAAATAGGGTACTGTTTTCATTACAGATGTGcataaaaatctttttctttattggaGACATGTAATGGTAACTGTGGCGTGAGATAAGACTGGCAAAATTGTGAATTTCAGAGTAATACCATTTACTCGTGTCTTGCCAGCTCTTTCATCATAAACTTATCAAAGAGCACCTTTCGATGCTGCCCAGAATTTCACATCTTTTTCATGCTTAAACTTCTAAGGAagtaatttgaattaaatcaaatgcAGTAAATTTAGTACTCAAATTTGACTGCTATCATCTTGGTAACCAACTTCCTTTAAGATGTCTTGAACTTCTAAGGTagtaatttgaattaaaatcacACACAGtagacttaataaaaaaaataaccaattcGTTTATACCTGAACAATCACATCAAAACGAATCCAACCCCTGACCCATTCCGACAGCAAAGCATGGTCTAGATgatcaacaaataaaacattctcTTCAATTTCAGGAAGGGAAGGAAGGAGCTTTCTTAATCTTAGCCCTGATAAGATGTCAGCTACAACAGGCCAATTAAGGTGTTTAGCCAAGAGAAGCGCTGCCCATATTTCATCTTCTGTGTGAATTGCACCAAGAAGTAAAAGCCCTCTATCAGtccctttaattattttaagaacCTCTGCCATTGGGACACAAGCACCATCTTTACATGCAAGAGAATTTTGCAATTGAATATATTTAGTGAATGGTTCCGCACCAGACATCCAAATATCCAATCCTTTTAAACAGCTTAACATCCAATTGTCTGAACTATCATCCAGAGGCTCTCTGAAAGGACAATTAATATGAACAGGGCCATATGGCAAAGAGGTTGCCCAATGCACAGCAGAGTCAATTGTCGTAAGCACCATCCGCGCAGGAATATTATCAGTAGGTGCAGGAAGACTGAAGGTGAACCTCACAAAAGAACCAAAATGGTTCACCTGACATACATTTCAACCATGTGGTGCATGAGtttttcaacccaaaaaaaaaaaaacaatctgttGCGAATTGCAAATTTGgataaaattcataattgtaTACCTGATTAATTGCTTGGTTTGCCCCAGCATCAAGAAGCTCAGGAGGACGATCTGCAGTCAGCAATAAAAGTGGCACAAAATCCTGACTAGCTTCCACAACCTGTAGTTGTTGCTAGTCAAAACTaatctcatacataatactgaAAATGagatgaatatttaaaaatataaggtaGGAATACACTGGAAAGAAACAATAGCTCATGAAGCTGTGCAtgcaagaaagagaaaaagaagaagaagtttaaTGCAAAGTGTGGCAGTTAAAAATTGTGTCTCGCAACCACAAACTTGAAAGGTTGAGCCAGCCTAAAAGATGATATGGAATTAACACATGTTTTATGCATATTAGGAAAATGAGTAAATAAGTGCAAAATCATTGGACTGTGAAATGCCCTTTGCTCCCAATAAATTAAGCTTCTGGTATTATGCTTCTTCTATGAAACTCACAGCAGGAAGAAGATTTGAAACTGCAGTGCCTGATGATGTTATGATGACTGCTGGTTTATGAGACCCCTTTGAATAACCAACAGCATGAAATGCAAGAGAGCGCTCATCAAAGCATGAAATACATGTTGTTAGGGGATGAGTGGAAGCAGCGATGGCAAGAGGCGATGATCTTGAGCCTGGAGCTACACAAAAGTACTGAAAGAAAGTATCAATCAGACATGGAACAAAATAGAAATTCAACAGATGAAAATTCTTGCTCACCATTATACCAAGACGAGAACATTCTTCCACTATAAGTGAAGCCCAAACAGCATTGATAGTTGATTGATCTTGCAGAGAGTAACTTGTTTCACCAGCATCATCCAACTGATAGTCAAAAGAGAAAGATACATTGAACAATCATTTCCCAGCTTGTTCtttctaaattttcaaaatgctttGGTATGCAGCACATTGTTGAATTTAATCagttatatatcaattaatgcATTTAGCTGGGGCCAAAGAAATGTTTGATTTTGAGCTAAATTGTCTgtcgtttttcttttttctttttgagaatGAACTAAATTGCCTTTGCTTCTGTATGGGTTCATAAAGGTGTAGAACTTTATACCCAAGAAGCACCGAAAAACTTCCAAATTTTTGAAATTCTATTTCAATGTTTATCAGATGTGCATATATTGCCAATATTTACTGAAGATTTCTATTCTTTCAACACACAGAATATGCATGATATAGATTAGATTGACGATTTGCTTACTAAATAGGGCCTAAgcaaatatatgtttaattttgaaCGAAATTGTCCTTTTTTAACACTCAAATTTGAAATTCCCTTTCGATGTTTATCATGCCATATAATGTCCAATACTTACCCATGATTTCTATTCTGTCAAGAATCAGAATACTCATGCATGGCCATAGCACACTAGGTTGATGAATTACCAACAAAATAGCTAAAGGAAGTATCTTGTGATTCTGCAGTTAGACAACGAAACTGAGAAATTTCATGTCCAGCACATTCACATTTGGCCTTCAGAAGGTGCTacactatatattttgttattaagAGTACAAAAAGCAGAATTCACACCCTCCAAaatgaaaccaaaaaatataatatcaatataAGTGACCATTTAAATCCCTATTGAATCTCAGTTAAGAAACTCCTCCTAGCATGTTTTCTCACTCTAAATATCTCCAATATGCAAACaagttcaacaacaaaaaattttcaaattagcTAACATAACAGTAACATACCATGTTACTTGAAACACCCACCACTGGTGAAAGCCTGAAACAAAACTGAGTGGAAAATTTGGTCCTTCTCTGCAATGAAAATTTAGGAGATATAAGAATTTCAAATTGTCTATAAATGACCATCAAATTCACCACTCAATGGTAAATGTGCcgcttttgtaaaaaaaatttgcataaTACCAGATAAACAAATCAGAGATCAAGAAAAAATGAAGGGATGAACAATTACCAGGAAAAAGGGGATACCAGTTCTGCGGTGTCAGCCTGATAATCCCTTCTGTCCAAAAACAAAGCATCTGTACAAGCCTGAAAAACCATACTGCTGAATTACTGAAAAGAGGAAAGACAGACATATCTGACGTTTAAGGTTATGAAAATCAGATGTATATGTGATGATTAACAATACATTAAGACACAAAAGAAGGAAATCAAAGAATCAATTAGGTTTTATGAATGGAGTATCAACTTCTGGAGGCTGTTTTCACACCCACTAGTTTAGTGACAGAATGGAGAAAAGAGGAAAGATCTCCAAATGGTTTTTATAGATGTAAAAAAAGAATACAACATGATTACAAAGGAAGATTTGTAGtgagagtaaaaaaaatgatggaataAATGTGATCTAAGAGATGAAAGAACACATGGTAACAAGGTTGGGATTATGATTGAGGGTGAGAGTAGCGAGTTTCCAATAAAAGTTGGTTTGCACTTGCTATTTGAaccttgaagaaaataaaataccaatAGACTAAACTAGAATGAGGTAATTTAAGGTACTATGGAGCATAACAAATGAGGGTTGAGAATAAGATAGAACCTATAGAATGTGACTCCAGTAAATCTAGAAATATAGCAAGTGTATACACATTGTAAAAAGTGAGTACAAACTATCATGCCTGTTAAAGAGGGACATAAAACCACTATTGAAGCCTCACCTAATAACTTGCTTTTGAAttaagatggttctttgattTATATCAAAGCCTTGATGATCAAACGTTCAAGAGTTCAAACCTCACCAAATCTCACCACCCCAttctaactaattaaattaataaaaattaagctcaAAATAATGGTCAGTCTCTGCAAGCTTCAAGCTTAGAGAACTTTCAATTAAGGGATGGTTCTTTGCTATTGTCATGCCATCATGACACTTTTTTTCAGCCAATAAACTTGTTTTGTTCATTATAGAAGAAGAGGAGGGAGATTATTGTAAATTGATATCATAGACTTCTTTAGGCCATTGTATGGATAACATAGCAAAAAAGACGAAAAGTGCAAAATTATTTATCAAGATCTTACGATGCATCCATGCATAAAGATGAAAAGATGAGTAACTTCAACCTACAACAAAAGTTGAGGACAACTATTGTACCTGGGGATATGCAGGTAAAGATATTTTAGCATTATGTACTCACTTGTGGCACTTTTCTTAATATacaggtttttgtttttacaacaTTTTAAGtcagttattataattttttacttcagttgggtttttgttttcatataagGGTTGCAACACTGTAAAGTGTTCATATctttaaatcaataataaaatcagTCATCAGCTTTGCAAATCCTATTGAGAGCTCTGAGATTTCATGGTAGAAGCCAAAAGATATATTCTCCATTTATCTGGATGAGCATGGGATAATCCAATTTCAAAACCAAATCACGaataaacaatcaaaatttaaagcaaaaaagttATCAGTTACATCTAACATTAAACAAGGAAAGCAATTACTATATTGTATAACTTCAATAAACATTGTTGAATGCATACCATCTGGAATGTTTTAGCCTCCATCAGATTGAAATTTCTGAAGGTAGATTTTATGCACTTGGAATAGCATCTATCTGTGTCTGGCCAAAAGCAAAAACTGgcctgaaaagaaaagaaaagaaaagaaaagaaagcaggGGTACAGAATGAAATAGGAAGAAAACTCAAAGGAGGGAAAACACTATCTGAACACACTCCAGATGAAAGAGATCACATTACTTGAAATCAGGATTCAATATGAATCACACTTAGAACCAAAGAGGTTAAATGCAACTAAAGAACACGCCACAAAGTACCATGTACATCAAtgaataaattaacaaatttcCATATGCACACTAAGTTCTGAGATGAAAGTTTGAAGATTTAGCAAATTCACTAGGATTTAAATTAGACAACAGATAGTGGTTGGATAACTGTGCGACTGAATCAAGCAAGATGATCTGAAAAGCTACTTGACAAATAACAACATTTAGAACAAAGGTATTGAACTAAATTTATTTCACTAAAATTGGCTATAATCCATACGATATTGATACCAATGCCAGAACAACAAAAGCAGAGTTAGATGATCAACTCAATCATAAATGTCAGCTAATATTATCCTGGTAGAATCTCCTCAAATTCTTCAAGTTGTACCAAAAtgtggcacatgtaccaacatAAGAAATTACAAACTATAACACCACGGAATACCTGGTCAATGGATGACTCAAAAGATTGAATTGCTTGTTCAAAAGTCCAGCAGGAATTTTCATCCCATGCCAAAGTTATGACAAGAATAGATGCTTCTTCTTGCTCATCTAACTCAACCTGTTGAAAAATGCAACTATCTATCTAGTGATGCTCTTGATTGGATCTCAGAGAATTTACGGGAAAAGTTGCAACGTCTCCCAACCAGCATGCAAAAGAATGCTAATATACCTCAGGAATCAAGAAGTAAAACGAACCAGCCTCATGCTTGATTGAAGATGACTCCTTGTTGAATTTAATATCCATAAAACCATAAGTCATTATATGGGTGGAATCACTTGAGAGATATCTGCACACAAAATACAAGGGCAGCCTTTAGCTTTTCCTtatgaattaagaaaaacaatgttGGCACACGAATCAGTCAAAAACAACCAGAGCTAAGTACTTCTACTTCCAGTAGaagcacaaataaaaaaaaaaagtgcttaCAGATCTTCTTAAAAGTAACTTCTTAGCATAAAGTTTGAATGATATAAAGAGAATTTAGCACCATTTTGTTCCACATCCATTTTAGCCCCCTCCTTTTCCCTCAAGTACATTCATCATAGACCAGCTAAATACCTCTTTCAACAAAGAGGGTCATAATGCCTATGTTGCACAAGGATGGATGCCAAACCAACTccttaaatataatatttttgtctTATGACTTCGTTACTAAATATATAACATCAACCACAAAAGGCAATTATGATCAAAATGCAAAACGTATGAGTTCACTATGCTCAATTTGAAATCAAAACGAAAAATTCATACTAAAAAGAAGTTACGAATACCAAAAAACGAAATTAACCTTCTGATCCTCTTCAGCTTTTCTGGAGCACGGTAAGAGGACGCTTCAAAGCAAATTGCTGATCCAAGCCCGAAAACTCCACGAGTCCTATGCAAATAGAGTTTTTTGCACGACGCATCCTCTGTCTCCTTGCTTAGAAAAAAACGAGGGAACACACCATCCGACTCCGGTAGCGAGCAGAACCAATTCAAAGCTTTTGGACTCGGCGGCACAGCAACCTGCATAGGCATAGTCAAACAAAAAAGTCTAAcatatatttaaactaaaataaataataaaaactatagCATTCTGATTTGTAGTTTTATACCTGAAATCTGAAAACACCGTGAAGAGAACACGGAGGATTCGACTTTAAATCATCCACGGCAGCCTTAATGCTCTCTATCCCTCGCTCCAGCGTCAATGCCGGAGGCAATGTGCGCGTGATGCAAGTCTCAAGCACCAACTCACAATCCTCGCCCTCCAATTCAGTAACGTCCGTTACGGGACAATCAAATCTCACCGCTTCAACAACCTatgcaacaaaacaaaaacacattgaATAGGAAATTAGGGTTTGGAGTCGGAGAAAGATGGAAGAAAGAAGAGTAACCTTAAATTTAGGGTTTTGGAAGCGAGGGAAGTGAATGGAAGTGTTTCTGCTGAGAAATGCGAGAGGGAGAGACTTTCTTGTTCCAAAGGGAAGATTTGGAGATGGTAAAGGGAGATTGTTTGTAAGTAATAATATGTGAGGCTTCATTGCCGATTTGCTGAGAGAATTTCTTGAACGAAAAGAAACAAGTGCAAGGAGGAGGATTTTttcaagagaagagaagagataaCGGCAGGCAAAACCAGTAGTCAtggtattaaaatttaatttaatttattttttaaaaaaatgatgtcattaaGAATGGAACACTTATCACTATTcactataataatataatactaTTTTACCATTCCAATAAATTTGTTATTGGTGTCTTCAAGACCATTTAGTTGTTTTTGTCGTGAtcattatgttaaaaattaggCCAGCTAGGTATTTTTGGAAATTAACAAGCCACGTCAGCTAAAGAAAGATGAGTTGGAGGGATTTGACTAAGAAAAATGGCAGGCGCGACCTAATTGGACCATAATCAGGCACGCGCCAGTCACAATTCCCTCCCTCTTTCAAATATACCCAGCTCTACGCCCAATATCACCCACAATGTCTCAGCTATAAATCCAGCTACGGTGCCATAAAGTCAAGGGCACTTGCgtcattttataattaaaataaagggtTTGAATCCCTACAAACACTTCCTTAAATATCACACTTTAGTTCACTTACTTCAATATTCTCATAACTTCAACATGGCATCCTTCACAGAAAGCAATGCAATCACCATTTCTCTAATCTTGATCCTCTCATTCACATTGCCAGCATCAACATCGGCGCAACAACAATGTGATTCCTCTTCGACAGGAGGATGCCACGACGAGGCCAAATCCTTACAACTAAAGCTAATTGCCATCTTTTCAATCTTGGTTGCTAGTATGATTGGGGTGTGTTTACCATTATTTTCACGTACGATCCCTGCACTCATGCCCGATAGAGATTTATTTGTAGTGATAAAGGCATTTGCTTCAGGTGTTATCCTTGCGACGGGGTACATGCACGTGTTACCGGACTCTTTTAACGACTTGATGTCTGATTGTTTGCCGATAAATCCTTGGAAGAAGTTTCCTTTTACCACTTTTGTTGCCATGCTGTCAGCCTTACTCACTCTCATGATCGATTCTTTCGCGATGAGTTACTACAAGAAGCACGGTTTTGATAGGAAGGGTGGTGGGGTAGACGGTGAGAAAGTGAACAATGGAGAGAGAGGGTTAGGGAATGTTGAAAATGGTGGTGCACATGTTGGACATTGCGATGGATTTAATGGCGGGGCTAATGACAAGGATTCAATGTTGTTGAGGAATCGTGTTGTAGCTCAGGTATGAATACTTACTGTTGTCACGTAAATTATTGTATTAATGATTAGGTTATGtacatttgatttttgttatcgATTTCTTTGAGGATTAATTGAGTGAAAATATCGAGAAAATTTGGTGCCAACTTCAGATCTCTCATTTGCACAAGCATCGCTGATTAGAGTTCTTTTTTCTCGAAGATATTATGAGCGTGTGCAGAGACTTAAATTGACTACAATGCAATGCAATGTAATTTTctctttcgtttttttttttttacgatgaTTTTACATCATGTGCATGTGCAGGTTTTGGAGATCGGCATTGTAGTGCACTCAGTTGTAATTGGTTTATCAATGGGTGCCTCTAACAATCCGTGCACAATCAGGCCGCTCATCGCTGCTCTCTGCTTCCATCAACTCTTTGAAGGAATGGGTCTTGGAGGATGCATATTACAGGTATTTATTTATAGTCACAAATCCTCTAAATTTCTGACCCCGTATACAGTAATGTTCTGGTACTAGTAGGAGAACACTTCTCTAAGAATTGCATTTATGTGATCAGGCTGAATATGGAATGAAGATAAAAGCAATCCTGGTGTTCTTCTTCTCTACAACAACCCCATTTGGAATTGTACTAGGAATTGGTTTGTCAAATGTGTACAGTGAGAGCAGCCCAACAGCTCTAATTGTTGTGGGATTACTGAATGCATCATCTGCTGGATTACTGAATTACATGGCACTGGTGGACCTCTTAGCTGCTGACTTCATGGGGCCTAAACTTCAAGACAGTATGAGGCTTCAGGCATGGTCATTTATTGCTGTTCTACTCGGCGCAGGAGGCATGTCGCTTATGGCAAAATGGGCTTAGCTGATTTGAAGACGTAGGCAGGACTGCTAGGTTGTCATTTTGAACACAGAAAATGTCATTCTGTGTGTTCGTTCTGTGCATATTTATATCCTGGTTGAGTTTTCTGAGTTTCTTGGTTCTGGTTTTTGTTTCTAGTGAAGGAAGCCGGATTAGGTAGTGCAAATAAATTCGTTTGAACAACTATATTTGAAAAGCTGTGAAAATAAAAGTTCACATCATTTCTACTTCTTGGTAAAATCTGTGCtggttttttctcttcttttacgATAAGAAAGATTTTATTAATGCAGCAAAGATTAACATACATATTCAAATAGCATCCATACAAATTACTTCTTCCTTAAACAAGATGCACACTGACTGAAGCTAAACGAAACAGAACTTTCAGCAGAGTCTATAGGCTCTccatcagagaaaaaaaaaacataatttaagcGATCATAAATCTGTATCCCAGAAATTGGCTGTTTGCTTCTTCCCAGAAATTAGCTGTTTACTTCTTCCCATATCTTCACCTAGCTGAATTGCAGGCGAACCTTTAGAAATTATTCGTAAGTTACTTATCCATATCAACATCTTAGGGTTGATTTGTTGAAGATAGTAGTTTTAGTCCATttttatgcataaataaaaaatgtagaGATCCAATAATCCTGATGCAGAGACAGAAGTTCGTTTTGATGCATTCATTTAGCTCAGGAGCTAGGGTGTAGTTGTTTGGAAGTAGAAATGGATTCAATGGAAGTGATCACGTGTGTTTTGGACCCTTCTGATGCTAGCAATCCGCATCTTGCTCTTATTATTGATATTAGAGCTCTTATCCAAGCCGATTGGCAGTTTAGGCTCAAGCATGTTCTCCGCGAAGGCAACCGATGTGATTACTTTCTAGCTCGCATGGGTTCTGGTCATGATTTTCGTGCTTCAGCAGGGGGGCTCTCCTCCTCCTGGGCTTCCCTCCTCTTTGTTAGCTGATAAGATCTAAGTTGCCTTCCTTTGTCATCAGCGCTGGTGTCTCCTTTTCtattgtaaggaaaaaaaaacacagagagagagagagagatccaaTAATCCTGAGCCAGAAACAGAAGTTCAGATCACTATAATCATAGTGATCTGAAGCTTGTTTTTCCAAAACCCGAAGGTGGCCGCTAGCCAGACAAAACATAGTGATTTCTCCGTAGTAGATCATAGTAAAGGATGATAAAGAACTAAATCATACTTTAAGGTTTGTCAGTGGCTACCTAAGACCTGCAAGATCAAGGACAGTGTTAAGAATGTAACTTACAGGGCAGTTTCTTTCTGACTTTCAGAGAATGGAAACTGATATGGCCTGATTAGATTAAAGGGCAACCTCAAAATCTCTTTAGTCCCAACTACAGAATCTTGAACAGACTTCAGCAGATGTATGTATTACTACTACCTAATTGGCAATACTCGGTTATAATTTAGTAAATTCCCATAACACTTTGCAATTT
This window contains:
- the LOC133697153 gene encoding protein PHYLLO, chloroplastic isoform X1 codes for the protein MTTGFACRYLFSSLEKILLLALVSFRSRNSLSKSAMKPHILLLTNNLPLPSPNLPFGTRKSLPLAFLSRNTSIHFPRFQNPKFKVVEAVRFDCPVTDVTELEGEDCELVLETCITRTLPPALTLERGIESIKAAVDDLKSNPPCSLHGVFRFQVAVPPSPKALNWFCSLPESDGVFPRFFLSKETEDASCKKLYLHRTRGVFGLGSAICFEASSYRAPEKLKRIRRYLSSDSTHIMTYGFMDIKFNKESSSIKHEAGSFYFLIPEVELDEQEEASILVITLAWDENSCWTFEQAIQSFESSIDQASFCFWPDTDRCYSKCIKSTFRNFNLMEAKTFQMACTDALFLDRRDYQADTAELVSPFSWTKFSTQFCFRLSPVVGVSSNMLDDAGETSYSLQDQSTINAVWASLIVEECSRLGIMYFCVAPGSRSSPLAIAASTHPLTTCISCFDERSLAFHAVGYSKGSHKPAVIITSSGTAVSNLLPAVVEASQDFVPLLLLTADRPPELLDAGANQAINQVNHFGSFVRFTFSLPAPTDNIPARMVLTTIDSAVHWATSLPYGPVHINCPFREPLDDSSDNWMLSCLKGLDIWMSGAEPFTKYIQLQNSLACKDGACVPMAEVLKIIKGTDRGLLLLGAIHTEDEIWAALLLAKHLNWPVVADILSGLRLRKLLPSLPEIEENVLFVDHLDHALLSEWVRGWIRFDVIVQIGSRITSKRVSQMVEECFPCTYILVDNHPCRHDPSHFVTHRVQCSIRQFSDSLMKAQVSHGNSKWCCFLQVLNTMVAWDISFQINAENSLTEPHVAHVITEALSAESALFVGNSMVIRDADMYGHNCKTHAHSIAHMMLDSELPYLGIRVAGNRGASGIDGLLSTAIGFAVGCNKQVLCLVGDVSMLHDTNGLAILTQRVSRKPMRILVINNHGGAIFSLLPIADKTDPRILDQYFYTSHRISIHKLCAAHSVRHLLVKTKVQLQEALLKFEYEKTDCVIEVESSIGANSTFHSTLRKSAQQAADHALSILSRLSVRVSISDGLFLCKIHKMDFSLYRIQLCAPPTSSSVDHHQNEFHREGYILSVSLEDGSVGYGEVAPLEIHKENLADVEEQLLFLLHVIKGIKINVSLPILKGSFTSWIWSNLGIMECSIFPSVRCGLEMAILNAIAASQGSSFISMLQPWMINEEIYEKSSVKICALIDSNGTPTEVAYIASSLVEEGFTAIKLKVARRADPIQDATVICKVRKEVGPCIELRADANRKWTYEEAIQFGFLVKDCDLQYIEEPVENVDDIVKFCEETGLPAALDETIDNFQESHLKMLAKYTHPGIVAVVIKPSVVGGFEKAALIARWAQKHGKMAVVSAAFESGLGLSTYILFSYYLEQLNAVYTVMNRETRPSIAHGLGTYRWLKQDVTALPLGIHYDPCKGFVGASVAASIQLLQNFQVNNNVIHKTFNEEQVHRYHLTVNSNNFSYSIKVHEVGQESNDNVVIFLHGFLGTGEDWVPIMKAISRSAKCISIDLPGHGGSKIQNHGSKGAQEEATLSIEIVADVLYKLIQGITPFKVTLVGYSMGARIALHMAVRLSHKIDGAVIISGSPGLKDAMARKIRQAKDDSRADFLVAYGLELFLDSWYAGELWKSLRSHPHFKEIVAGRLVHKDVRSLAKALSGLSTGSQLPLWEDLKRCDLPLLLIVGEKDAKFKSIAQKMFHEVVQDRKGEDRRGNNICEILEVPNCGHAVHLENPLPIISAMRKFLTRGRSPQSTTVKCCDALPGNSR
- the LOC133697153 gene encoding protein PHYLLO, chloroplastic isoform X3 — its product is MTTGFACRYLFSSLEKILLLALVSFRSRNSLSKSAMKPHILLLTNNLPLPSPNLPFGTRKSLPLAFLSRNTSIHFPRFQNPKFKVVEAVRFDCPVTDVTELEGEDCELVLETCITRTLPPALTLERGIESIKAAVDDLKSNPPCSLHGVFRFQVAVPPSPKALNWFCSLPESDGVFPRFFLSKETEDASCKKLYLHRTRGVFGLGSAICFEASSYRAPEKLKRIRRYLSSDSTHIMTYGFMDIKFNKESSSIKHEAGSFYFLIPEVELDEQEEASILVITLAWDENSCWTFEQAIQSFESSIDQASFCFWPDTDRCYSKCIKSTFRNFNLMEAKTFQMACTDALFLDRRDYQADTAELVSPFSWTKFSTQFCFRLSPVVGVSSNMLDDAGETSYSLQDQSTINAVWASLIVEECSRLGIMYFCVAPGSRSSPLAIAASTHPLTTCISCFDERSLAFHAVGYSKGSHKPAVIITSSGTAVSNLLPAVVEASQDFVPLLLLTADRPPELLDAGANQAINQVNHFGSFVRFTFSLPAPTDNIPARMVLTTIDSAVHWATSLPYGPVHINCPFREPLDDSSDNWMLSCLKGLDIWMSGAEPFTKYIQLQNSLACKDGACVPMAEVLKIIKGTDRGLLLLGAIHTEDEIWAALLLAKHLNWPVVADILSGLRLRKLLPSLPEIEENVLFVDHLDHALLSEWVRGWIRFDVIVQIGSRITSKRVSQMVEECFPCTYILVDNHPCRHDPSHFVTHRVQCSIRQFSDSLMKAQVSHGNSKWCCFLQVLNTMVAWDISFQINAENSLTEPHVAHVITEALSAESALFVGNSMVIRDADMYGHNCKTHAHSIAHMMLDSELPYLGIRVAGNRGASGIDGLLSTAIGFAVGCNKQVLCLVGDVSMLHDTNGLAILTQRVSRKPMRILVINNHGGAIFSLLPIADKTDPRILDQYFYTSHRISIHKLCAAHSVRHLLVKTKVQLQEALLKFEYEKTDCVIEVESSIGANSTFHSTLRKSAQQAADHALSILSRLSVRVSISDGLFLCKIHKMDFSLYRIQLCAPPTSSSVDHHQNEFHREGYILSVSLEDGSVGYGEVAPLEIHKENLADVEEQLLFLLHVIKGIKINVSLPILKGSFTSWIWSNLGIMECSIFPSVRCGLEMAILNAIAASQGSSFISMLQPWMINEEIYEKSSVKICALIDSNGTPTEVAYIASSLVEEGFTAIKLKVARRADPIQDATVICKVRKEVGPCIELRADANRKWTYEEAIQFGFLVKDCDLQYIEEPVENVDDIVKFCEETGLPAALDETIDNFQESHLKMLAKYTHPGIVAVVIKPSVVGGFEKAALIARWAQKHGKMAVVSAAFESGLGLSTYILFSYYLEQLNAVYTVMNRETRPSIAHGLGTYRWLKQDVTALPLGIHYDPCKGFVGASVAASIQLLQNFQVNNNVIHKTFNEEQVHRYHLTVNSNNFSYSIKVHEVGQESNDNVVIFLHGFLGTGEDWVPIMKAISRSAKCISIDLPGHGGSKIQNHGSKGAQEEATLSIEIVADVLYKLIQGITPFKVTLVGYSMGARIALHMAVRLSHKIDGAVIISGSPGLKDAMARKIRQAKDDSRADFLVAYGLELFLDSWYAGELWKSLRSHPHFKEIVAGRLVHKDVRSLAKALSGLSTGSQLAMGIREAEPCLEAKLHSCMLEDNH